A section of the Candidatus Nitrosacidococcus sp. I8 genome encodes:
- a CDS encoding BsaWI family type II restriction enzyme: protein MFITTKLKRFKDLVAIHVDRETQKPDMDLVLYREDSHHYLKDIMIISLKTSLRERAGQTYKWKLLLEIATSENAIKEKYNISYPLNQTPLVCFATVNFYNEINSPQHRGMFKFFDKSFIGKPVESDFIDQLSYLIDYANEKLV from the coding sequence ATTTTTATTACTACTAAATTAAAGAGGTTTAAAGATTTAGTAGCTATTCATGTGGATAGAGAAACTCAAAAGCCAGATATGGATTTAGTCCTATATCGAGAAGACAGTCACCATTATCTTAAAGATATAATGATTATTTCTCTTAAAACTTCTTTAAGAGAACGGGCAGGACAAACCTATAAATGGAAGCTGCTACTCGAAATTGCCACTTCAGAAAATGCAATTAAAGAAAAATACAATATAAGCTATCCTTTAAATCAAACTCCCCTTGTTTGTTTTGCTACGGTAAACTTTTATAATGAAATAAATAGCCCACAACATCGAGGGATGTTTAAATTTTTTGATAAATCCTTTATTGGTAAACCTGTAGAATCAGATTTTATTGATCAGCTCTCTTACCTAATAGATTATGCCAATGAAAAGCTGGTATAG